TTGGGCTTCATACGTCCTTCCGATTAGTTGCAGACGCCGAATCGACGGGGGTGTCCGGTCGCCGCTTTTGAATGGTGTTAGGGCTGCTCGAACAAGATACTTCCCGAATAGACAACGGACTTGTTTCCATTTTTGTCTAGAATCAAGCCGCCGTCCTGATGAAGACCGACAAGTCTGGCCCGTTCCCAATGCGTTCCCTGTCGATGGTAAATCATATGACCAAGCCAGAGAAGGCGTTCGGAAACGAGTGACAGAAATGTTGAGGGTGATGTATGTTTCAAGATTTCCTTGTACGCATTTTTCGACCGGTTTACAAGCTCCAGCCAGACCCCCAAAGGACTCCTACCGTGGGGTCGCAATTGTAAAATGTCAGCTCGGGCCGCTGCTTCAGAACGCATTTTGTGATCGCCCGGCGCTTGCGCCAAATTCAACCCCATGCCGATCACAACATCCTGGCCACGCTGTTCCACCAGGATGCCTCCGACCTTACGGCCGTGCTGATACAAATCGTTAGGCCATTTGATGCGGACGCTCTCCCCCAATTCCGTCAAGGCCTGAGAGAAAATATACCCGGCCACCAGGGAAAGCAGGCTGTCCCAGGGAGCTGGAGGAACCTCCAGCGCAAAGGAAACATGGAGATTGCCGGGTACAGAGACCCAGGGACGACGCAACTGACCGCGCCCCCCCTTCTGTTCCACGGCCACAACCGATCCCCAAGACGGCAGCGCCCCCGCACGAATCAGCGCCCAGGCAACTTCCATGCTGGTTTCACACCGGCCCCCAACCCAAACGGGTCCGACCCCCTGGACGCGAAAACGCCGAACCAAGACATCGCCCCACGGAGGTAAAGAGATACCATCGTACTCACCAACCGCATCCAAACGAGGCTCACCGGCCCACCCCGGACTCTGAAAGGCCAACTCCTTGAAGTCCACGGGATCAAATAGT
The sequence above is a segment of the Paucidesulfovibrio gracilis DSM 16080 genome. Coding sequences within it:
- a CDS encoding biotin--[acetyl-CoA-carboxylase] ligase: MNCEVLLLDNGLGELFDPVDFKELAFQSPGWAGEPRLDAVGEYDGISLPPWGDVLVRRFRVQGVGPVWVGGRCETSMEVAWALIRAGALPSWGSVVAVEQKGGRGQLRRPWVSVPGNLHVSFALEVPPAPWDSLLSLVAGYIFSQALTELGESVRIKWPNDLYQHGRKVGGILVEQRGQDVVIGMGLNLAQAPGDHKMRSEAAARADILQLRPHGRSPLGVWLELVNRSKNAYKEILKHTSPSTFLSLVSERLLWLGHMIYHRQGTHWERARLVGLHQDGGLILDKNGNKSVVYSGSILFEQP